The following proteins are encoded in a genomic region of Haloarcula marina:
- a CDS encoding cold-shock protein: MAKGTVDFFNDTGGYGFIDTEDADEDVFFHMEDVGGPDLEEGQEVEFDIEQADKGPRANNVTRL, encoded by the coding sequence ATGGCGAAAGGAACGGTTGATTTCTTCAACGACACTGGCGGTTACGGTTTCATCGACACTGAGGACGCGGACGAGGACGTTTTCTTCCACATGGAGGACGTTGGCGGTCCGGACCTCGAAGAAGGGCAGGAAGTTGAGTTCGACATCGAACAGGCGGACAAGGGTCCGCGCGCGAACAACGTCACACGGCTCTAA
- a CDS encoding cold-shock protein — MAKGKVDFFNDTGGYGFIDTEDADEDVFFHMEDVGGPDLEEGQEVEFDIEQADKGPRATNLQRL; from the coding sequence ATGGCGAAAGGAAAAGTTGACTTCTTCAACGACACTGGCGGGTACGGTTTCATCGACACTGAGGACGCTGACGAAGACGTGTTCTTCCACATGGAAGACGTCGGCGGCCCCGACCTCGAAGAGGGTCAGGAAGTCGAGTTCGACATCGAACAGGCCGACAAGGGCCCCCGCGCGACGAACCTGCAGCGACTGTAA
- a CDS encoding DUF429 domain-containing protein, giving the protein MAGELYVGVVWSEGTYLAVAFGPDGYDHTAVFDGIGDCWTRYEETAARILVGLPIGLVESGDPVRRCDELARSVLGPRSVAVFDPPVREATRKRRYSTANRVHERKSGQRLSEAAFEVSDGIAMCDELLQEVPEAAAVVREAHPELCFRAFADEPLECPRETAGGYAERMRTLAHYDRDAAPTVQRAAADTTGTSVTIADVLDAVVLAYTAHPDEGELRTLPADPPTDATGLPMEMVYRAATPLGGG; this is encoded by the coding sequence ATGGCGGGCGAGTTGTACGTCGGCGTCGTCTGGAGCGAGGGCACCTATCTCGCGGTGGCATTCGGTCCCGACGGCTACGACCACACGGCGGTGTTCGACGGCATCGGGGACTGCTGGACCCGGTACGAGGAGACGGCGGCCCGAATACTGGTCGGTCTGCCTATCGGCCTCGTCGAGTCGGGTGACCCGGTCCGGCGGTGTGACGAACTCGCCCGGTCGGTCCTCGGTCCGCGAAGCGTCGCGGTGTTCGACCCGCCGGTTCGGGAGGCCACGCGAAAGCGGCGGTACTCGACTGCGAACCGCGTCCACGAGCGAAAGAGCGGGCAGCGCCTCTCGGAGGCCGCCTTCGAGGTCAGCGACGGCATCGCGATGTGCGACGAACTCCTCCAAGAGGTCCCCGAGGCCGCCGCAGTCGTCCGCGAGGCGCATCCGGAACTGTGCTTCCGGGCGTTCGCCGACGAACCGCTGGAGTGTCCGCGCGAGACGGCCGGTGGGTACGCAGAGCGGATGCGGACACTCGCTCACTACGACCGCGACGCCGCGCCGACGGTCCAACGGGCCGCCGCGGATACCACGGGCACGAGCGTCACTATCGCTGACGTGCTAGACGCCGTCGTCCTCGCGTACACCGCTCACCCTGACGAAGGTGAGTTACGGACCCTCCCGGCGGACCCGCCGACGGACGCGACGGGCCTCCCGATGGAGATGGTGTACCGGGCGGCGACGCCGCTGGGCGGCGGATAA
- a CDS encoding nucleotidyltransferase family protein — MDGVVLAAGEGTRMRPLTADRPKALVEVADRPLLSHAFDALLSVGVDRLVAVVGYRSADIVAHYGDRYRETPIRYVRQAEQLGTAHALRCALSTANPPLVVVNGDNVARANLDAVLARHRETDAAATLLVERVSRAQAKTTGVVEANADGRVRALVEKPDDPPSTLVTRGFYVFGEPIDPAVRLVTPSARGEYELPAAIDLLVHAGHRVEAVPLEGWVANVNDPADREAVAERLRSLSDSENRGENGE; from the coding sequence ATGGACGGCGTCGTCCTCGCGGCGGGGGAGGGCACGCGAATGCGCCCGCTGACCGCCGACCGACCGAAGGCACTCGTCGAGGTGGCGGACCGGCCGCTGCTCTCACACGCCTTCGACGCCCTGCTGTCGGTCGGCGTCGACCGACTCGTCGCCGTCGTCGGCTACCGGAGCGCGGACATCGTCGCGCACTACGGGGACCGCTATCGCGAGACGCCCATCCGGTACGTTCGGCAGGCCGAACAGTTGGGGACCGCCCACGCGCTTCGATGTGCGCTCTCGACGGCCAACCCGCCGCTGGTCGTGGTGAACGGCGACAACGTCGCACGGGCGAACCTCGACGCGGTGCTGGCCCGCCACCGCGAGACGGACGCTGCCGCGACGCTCCTCGTCGAACGCGTCTCACGCGCGCAGGCGAAGACGACAGGCGTCGTCGAGGCGAACGCCGACGGCCGAGTGAGGGCTCTCGTCGAGAAACCCGACGACCCGCCGTCGACGCTGGTCACGCGCGGCTTCTACGTCTTCGGTGAACCAATCGACCCCGCAGTGCGCCTCGTAACCCCGTCCGCGCGCGGCGAGTACGAACTCCCCGCCGCTATCGACCTGCTCGTTCACGCGGGCCACCGCGTCGAGGCAGTCCCGCTGGAGGGGTGGGTAGCGAACGTCAACGACCCGGCCGACCGCGAGGCGGTCGCCGAGCGGTTGCGGTCGCTCTCGGACTCGGAGAATCGGGGAGAAAACGGCGAGTGA
- a CDS encoding sugar ABC transporter permease has protein sequence MGLLANIGRKLGEDAKNIATTPAETLRGWKHTAEAVQRGEVPASEVVKVAVSTVLATLMVLALLFPIYWILMAALSGSGASLYTSESFTLFPSDPTLRPFIWVVGDLVIPGYAIGLNIPLSDLALVFNTPEVTLLEAADYGIERPSEFKKYLWNSVTVAIPTVLIAMSLIIPASYALSRREFLFRRKILFVYVLLTQVGGGLGVALLIGMYAIYVQFGINNSKLALAVYYAATAVPFNTWLLKTYMDGIPTSYEEAAVVDGAPPWRVVTEVILPMSAAGLATVFIFIFLTGWTEFVVAQTLLGTENYTLPVGLYALVGEYSIPWARFSAFALTFATPIMLVYLFAQRYIEGGLSFSGMEG, from the coding sequence ATGGGTCTGCTCGCCAACATCGGCCGGAAACTCGGCGAGGACGCGAAGAACATCGCAACGACGCCCGCGGAGACGCTTCGCGGCTGGAAACACACCGCCGAAGCGGTCCAACGGGGCGAAGTACCGGCCTCCGAAGTCGTGAAAGTCGCCGTCTCGACGGTGCTCGCGACGCTGATGGTGCTGGCGCTACTCTTCCCTATCTACTGGATTCTGATGGCGGCGCTCTCGGGCAGCGGTGCGTCCCTGTACACCTCCGAGAGTTTCACGCTGTTCCCGAGCGACCCGACGTTGCGCCCGTTCATCTGGGTCGTCGGCGACCTCGTCATCCCGGGGTACGCAATCGGCCTCAACATCCCGCTTTCGGACCTCGCGCTCGTGTTCAACACGCCCGAGGTGACGCTGCTGGAAGCGGCAGACTACGGCATCGAACGGCCGTCCGAGTTCAAGAAGTACCTCTGGAACAGCGTCACCGTCGCTATCCCGACGGTGCTCATCGCGATGTCGCTCATCATCCCGGCGTCGTACGCCCTCTCCCGGCGCGAGTTCCTCTTCCGCCGGAAGATTCTGTTCGTCTACGTCCTGTTGACGCAGGTCGGGGGCGGCCTCGGCGTGGCGCTACTTATCGGGATGTACGCCATCTACGTCCAGTTCGGCATCAACAACAGCAAACTGGCGCTGGCGGTGTACTACGCCGCGACGGCCGTCCCGTTCAACACGTGGCTGTTGAAGACCTACATGGACGGGATTCCCACCTCCTACGAGGAGGCCGCCGTCGTCGACGGGGCGCCGCCGTGGCGGGTCGTCACGGAGGTCATCCTCCCGATGTCCGCCGCCGGACTCGCGACGGTGTTCATCTTCATCTTCCTGACCGGGTGGACGGAGTTCGTCGTCGCCCAGACGCTGTTGGGCACGGAGAACTACACCCTCCCGGTCGGTCTCTACGCGCTGGTCGGCGAGTACTCCATCCCGTGGGCGCGCTTCTCTGCCTTCGCGCTCACCTTCGCGACGCCCATCATGCTCGTGTACCTCTTCGCACAGCGGTACATCGAGGGTGGCCTGTCGTTCAGCGGGATGGAAGGGTAA
- a CDS encoding carbohydrate ABC transporter permease: MSTATRIANRVERVPFLSRGDASLLLVLPGLFIFSAFMLFPVVYLLGISFTNAEPANLFAGEGVLSILTFGDAAFVGLENYADVLTDPQFWNSFGVTWLFVATSVTLKVVTSISIALVVTSDLVRGKRLLRSFIIFPMGLPAIFTITVWRGIFSSAQFGLMNQLLTGFGMQSVAWLSGRWTAFMAYNITEAWLAYPFMVIITVSALQDVSEELHEAAVVDGAGFFSRFLHITLPSIKRPVLFATILTSAASFQQFLIPFVFNKGGPARANELLVVYGYREALQFQEYGRGAAISIVALVFIGAFMWLNVKKGRLADGVSD, encoded by the coding sequence ATGAGTACGGCAACACGTATCGCGAACCGCGTCGAAAGAGTGCCGTTCCTCAGCCGTGGGGACGCCTCCCTACTGCTGGTGCTCCCCGGCCTGTTCATCTTCTCGGCGTTCATGCTGTTTCCGGTCGTCTACCTGCTCGGGATTTCCTTTACGAACGCGGAACCGGCGAACCTCTTCGCGGGCGAAGGCGTCCTCTCGATTCTGACCTTCGGCGACGCGGCGTTCGTCGGGTTGGAGAACTACGCCGACGTGCTGACGGACCCGCAGTTCTGGAACTCCTTCGGGGTGACGTGGCTGTTCGTCGCCACGAGCGTCACGCTGAAAGTCGTCACCAGCATCTCCATCGCGCTGGTGGTCACCAGCGACTTGGTCCGCGGCAAGCGCCTCCTGCGTTCGTTCATCATCTTCCCGATGGGGCTGCCCGCCATCTTCACCATCACGGTGTGGCGCGGCATCTTCAGTTCGGCGCAGTTCGGGCTGATGAATCAACTGCTGACCGGGTTCGGGATGCAATCGGTGGCGTGGCTCTCCGGCCGCTGGACGGCCTTCATGGCCTACAACATCACGGAAGCGTGGCTCGCGTACCCGTTCATGGTCATCATCACCGTGAGCGCGTTGCAGGACGTCTCGGAGGAACTCCACGAGGCCGCCGTCGTCGACGGCGCCGGTTTCTTCTCCCGGTTCCTCCACATCACGCTCCCGTCGATCAAGCGACCGGTACTGTTCGCGACCATCCTGACCTCTGCGGCATCGTTCCAGCAGTTCCTCATCCCGTTCGTCTTCAACAAGGGCGGCCCCGCCCGGGCGAACGAACTGCTGGTCGTCTACGGCTACCGCGAAGCGCTCCAGTTCCAGGAGTACGGCCGCGGTGCGGCAATCAGCATCGTCGCGCTCGTGTTCATCGGCGCGTTCATGTGGCTGAACGTCAAGAAAGGACGGCTGGCTGACGGGGTGAGCGACTGA
- a CDS encoding extracellular solute-binding protein, producing MTMDRRTLIKHIGGAGAAAALAGCSVQEQSDDGSDGGSGESSGSSSGSDGSAESTTESQGPAGTATAWYDVTESELGTREGVISSFNDQSRHTIEGADISDLQQKTSSAIPAGEGPQIFDWAHDWAGNSYEQGFIVDQSDQVSTDLSNFTETAQSAVQYQGNLVGLPYGAETVTPIANLDIVDSVPESVDEMISMMEEHHDPDNGMYGLGYPFDPYFASAWLQAFGGYYFDPSADEPLGVNADETVQGLEFALENLAPYMPNDPSYGPQAAAFAEGNAAFTINGPWSLSGLNDNGINYEVFSFPEMSGGSPSPYTGISVWYFAKPMEENDAAAKAGRNFVEWFATNEDHLLGLAQDQGAIPVLSSLVGSSDLPTEVQAYSESAGQGIPMPSDPRMSDVWGPVGTALTQAFNGDASPQAALDNAAEQIRSNWE from the coding sequence ATGACAATGGACCGCAGAACGCTGATCAAGCACATCGGTGGCGCCGGTGCCGCGGCGGCACTGGCCGGATGTAGTGTTCAAGAACAGAGCGACGACGGAAGCGACGGTGGCTCGGGGGAGAGTTCCGGCAGCAGTTCCGGTTCCGACGGCAGCGCCGAAAGCACCACGGAGAGCCAAGGTCCGGCCGGGACGGCGACGGCGTGGTACGACGTGACCGAAAGCGAACTGGGGACCCGCGAGGGCGTCATCAGTTCGTTCAACGACCAGAGCCGTCACACCATCGAGGGCGCGGACATCTCCGACCTCCAGCAGAAGACCTCCAGCGCGATTCCTGCTGGCGAAGGTCCGCAGATTTTCGACTGGGCGCACGACTGGGCGGGCAACTCCTACGAGCAGGGGTTCATCGTCGACCAGAGCGACCAGGTGTCGACCGACCTCAGCAACTTCACCGAGACGGCCCAAAGCGCCGTCCAGTACCAGGGTAACCTCGTCGGCCTCCCCTACGGTGCCGAGACGGTCACTCCCATCGCGAACCTCGACATCGTCGACTCCGTGCCCGAGAGCGTCGACGAGATGATTTCGATGATGGAAGAGCACCACGACCCCGACAACGGGATGTACGGCCTCGGCTACCCGTTCGACCCGTACTTCGCCAGCGCGTGGCTGCAGGCCTTCGGCGGCTACTACTTCGACCCGAGCGCCGACGAACCGCTCGGCGTCAACGCAGACGAGACGGTGCAGGGCCTAGAGTTCGCCCTCGAGAACCTCGCGCCGTACATGCCGAACGACCCGAGCTACGGTCCCCAGGCCGCCGCCTTCGCGGAGGGCAACGCCGCCTTCACCATCAACGGCCCGTGGTCGCTCTCCGGCCTCAACGACAACGGCATCAACTACGAAGTGTTCAGCTTCCCCGAGATGAGCGGTGGCTCCCCGAGCCCCTACACGGGCATCTCGGTCTGGTACTTCGCGAAGCCGATGGAAGAAAACGACGCCGCCGCGAAGGCCGGTCGGAACTTCGTCGAGTGGTTCGCGACCAACGAGGACCACCTGCTCGGCCTCGCACAGGACCAGGGTGCCATCCCCGTCCTGAGCAGTCTCGTCGGCAGCAGCGACCTGCCGACCGAAGTGCAGGCGTACTCCGAGTCCGCCGGACAGGGTATCCCGATGCCGAGCGACCCCCGCATGAGCGACGTGTGGGGCCCGGTCGGCACCGCACTCACCCAGGCGTTCAACGGCGACGCCTCCCCGCAGGCCGCACTCGACAACGCCGCAGAGCAGATTCGTAGCAACTGGGAGTAA
- a CDS encoding alpha-amylase family glycosyl hydrolase — translation MHHPGPPRFCTVGESVELAPRRPDAAATFRWRLRERPTESEATLEQGPVVHLEPDAPGTYRVELSAPDGTHTQTVRAFPASEHETVRFAVTADDVVEGDPDEISDAEECVVMGRFNDFTMGRDWATEVDDGEWAFETTLPPGTHEVIFAFDGEFDPFASDSVTVEGAGRPRVELDGRREGDTVVVTADARAAPDGSDPDVEFHFDDRDGLDAADTEVDGDELRVPVDALPVRSRVHAVAVAEQHSIADTLMVDAGGDVTFERPADAPEWAADATIYEIFVREFVGDIAETSFEEIERRVPYIESLGVDVVWFTPVVQSPTRHGYHITDLFDTANDLGTREEFASLVDTLHDAGIRVIFDLVINHTSRDHPYFQFHRAGVPGYENYYERVPAEQDVSDVDWAGDDAPGLYFTWTKIPNVNYDSLAVREWMLDVVDEWAGEVDGFRCDVAWGVPHGFWKEVREAVKADDADFLLLDETVPRLPEFRENEFDVHYDTDFYFTLRDIGTGEEPATALFDALAESPRRGYPERSVHMRYVENHDEDRYREECGEAPLRAAVGATFTVPGAPMIYYGQERGVEDQRGTMRWHDGDADLTDFHRRLVALRQDRPALRAPGVDPVEWAIVDGDAENVVAYTRSDDAETLAVVLNFGADPATVSLGVDVTGEDLLSGTDARTDGGLRVADVVVTPVAE, via the coding sequence ATGCACCACCCCGGTCCACCACGGTTCTGCACGGTCGGCGAGTCCGTCGAACTGGCCCCGCGTCGACCGGACGCGGCGGCGACGTTCCGCTGGCGACTCCGCGAACGACCCACCGAAAGCGAGGCCACGCTGGAACAGGGGCCGGTCGTCCACCTCGAACCGGACGCGCCCGGCACCTATCGCGTGGAACTGTCCGCGCCGGACGGCACGCATACACAGACCGTCCGCGCCTTCCCCGCGTCCGAACACGAGACGGTTCGGTTCGCTGTCACGGCCGACGACGTGGTCGAGGGCGACCCTGACGAGATATCTGACGCCGAGGAGTGTGTCGTCATGGGCCGGTTCAACGACTTCACGATGGGCCGAGACTGGGCGACGGAAGTCGACGACGGTGAGTGGGCCTTCGAGACGACGCTCCCGCCGGGAACGCACGAGGTCATCTTCGCGTTCGACGGTGAGTTCGACCCGTTCGCCTCGGATTCGGTCACCGTCGAGGGCGCGGGGCGGCCGCGCGTCGAACTCGACGGCCGACGCGAGGGCGACACCGTGGTCGTCACGGCAGACGCTCGCGCGGCACCCGACGGGAGCGACCCCGACGTGGAGTTCCACTTCGACGACCGCGACGGCCTCGACGCGGCCGACACCGAAGTCGACGGCGACGAACTCCGCGTCCCGGTCGACGCGCTCCCGGTTCGCTCGCGCGTCCACGCCGTCGCCGTCGCCGAGCAACACAGCATCGCCGATACACTGATGGTCGACGCGGGCGGGGACGTGACCTTCGAGCGACCCGCCGACGCCCCCGAGTGGGCCGCCGACGCCACCATCTACGAGATTTTCGTCCGCGAGTTCGTGGGCGACATCGCCGAGACGTCCTTCGAGGAAATCGAGCGCCGCGTGCCCTACATCGAGTCGCTGGGCGTCGACGTGGTGTGGTTCACGCCCGTCGTCCAGAGCCCGACCCGGCACGGCTACCACATCACGGACTTGTTCGACACCGCGAACGACCTCGGCACCCGCGAAGAGTTCGCCTCGCTGGTGGACACGCTCCACGACGCGGGCATCCGCGTCATCTTCGATTTGGTTATCAACCACACGTCCCGGGACCACCCGTACTTCCAGTTCCACCGGGCGGGGGTTCCGGGGTACGAGAACTACTACGAGCGCGTCCCCGCCGAGCAGGACGTGTCCGACGTGGACTGGGCGGGCGACGACGCGCCGGGCCTGTACTTCACCTGGACGAAGATACCCAACGTCAACTACGACTCGCTGGCGGTTCGCGAGTGGATGCTCGACGTTGTCGACGAGTGGGCAGGCGAAGTCGACGGCTTCCGCTGTGACGTGGCGTGGGGGGTGCCCCACGGCTTCTGGAAGGAGGTCCGCGAGGCGGTGAAAGCCGACGACGCGGACTTCCTCTTGCTCGACGAGACGGTCCCGCGACTGCCCGAGTTCCGCGAAAACGAGTTCGATGTCCACTACGACACGGACTTCTACTTCACGCTGCGCGACATCGGGACCGGCGAGGAACCGGCGACGGCGCTGTTCGACGCTCTCGCCGAATCGCCGCGTCGTGGCTACCCCGAGCGGTCGGTCCACATGCGCTACGTCGAGAACCACGACGAGGACCGCTACCGCGAGGAGTGCGGCGAGGCCCCACTGCGGGCGGCCGTCGGCGCGACGTTCACCGTTCCCGGCGCGCCGATGATTTACTACGGACAGGAGCGCGGCGTCGAGGACCAACGCGGGACGATGCGCTGGCACGACGGCGACGCCGACCTGACCGACTTCCACCGCCGACTCGTGGCGCTCCGACAGGACCGCCCGGCCCTGCGCGCGCCCGGCGTCGACCCCGTGGAGTGGGCTATCGTCGACGGAGATGCAGAGAACGTCGTCGCGTACACCCGTTCGGACGACGCGGAGACGCTCGCTGTCGTCCTGAACTTCGGTGCGGACCCGGCCACCGTCTCGCTCGGCGTGGACGTGACCGGCGAGGACCTGCTCTCGGGAACCGACGCGCGGACCGACGGCGGCCTCCGGGTCGCCGACGTGGTCGTCACCCCCGTCGCGGAGTAA
- a CDS encoding lysylphosphatidylglycerol synthase transmembrane domain-containing protein: MTPSRRNLARFLLGSTLGVGALAAYLRFVGTDAVLARASTIAPAALALVACLVVAEAVVDGIGVWASVRPLGGGLSSGKSVQFAFAGDFFDTLSPAGPVSSEPIMARFIGVATETTYSEALGVRGVAKYVKSGAQLFVSTALAVVLLAGQPSASAVVTTLGGALVGLLVVGALLVRSRAVVSTGLVAVLAPVVRVVSSLYRERPHDRAAVADAVSRFTRRVGQFRDRPGLLVLIALGGVLEQLLTATALWVALSGTGTAVPLLPIVALVPLPQAASAVPVPASIGAYDVLLSGGLALVTGVPAAETAAPVLVVRALSIPLALGVGGVAVAFLRGWRPGAQSESDAD; this comes from the coding sequence GTGACCCCGTCCAGACGGAACCTCGCCCGTTTCCTCCTCGGAAGCACGCTCGGCGTCGGCGCGCTGGCGGCGTACCTCCGCTTCGTCGGGACGGACGCCGTCCTCGCGCGGGCGTCGACGATAGCGCCCGCGGCGCTGGCCCTCGTCGCCTGCCTCGTCGTCGCCGAAGCGGTGGTCGACGGTATCGGGGTGTGGGCCTCCGTCCGACCGCTCGGCGGCGGTCTCTCGTCCGGGAAGAGCGTCCAGTTCGCGTTCGCGGGCGACTTCTTCGACACGCTCAGTCCGGCGGGGCCGGTGAGTTCCGAACCGATAATGGCCCGCTTCATCGGCGTCGCTACCGAGACGACCTACAGCGAAGCGTTGGGCGTCCGCGGCGTCGCGAAGTACGTCAAGTCGGGCGCGCAACTGTTCGTCTCGACGGCGCTTGCGGTCGTGTTGCTGGCCGGGCAACCGTCGGCGAGCGCGGTCGTCACCACGCTGGGCGGCGCGCTCGTCGGTCTCCTCGTCGTCGGCGCCCTCCTCGTCCGGTCGCGCGCCGTCGTCTCGACGGGACTCGTCGCCGTCCTCGCGCCGGTCGTCCGCGTCGTCTCCTCGCTGTATCGGGAGCGTCCCCACGACCGTGCGGCCGTCGCCGACGCCGTCTCGCGGTTCACCCGCCGTGTCGGCCAGTTCCGCGACCGGCCGGGACTGCTCGTCCTCATCGCACTCGGCGGCGTCCTCGAACAACTGCTGACCGCGACAGCGCTGTGGGTCGCGCTCTCCGGGACTGGGACGGCCGTCCCCCTGCTCCCCATCGTCGCGCTCGTCCCCCTGCCGCAGGCGGCCAGCGCCGTCCCGGTTCCGGCGAGCATCGGGGCCTACGACGTGCTCCTGAGCGGTGGGTTGGCGCTCGTGACGGGCGTGCCGGCGGCGGAGACGGCCGCGCCGGTGCTCGTAGTTCGCGCGCTGAGTATCCCGCTGGCGCTCGGCGTCGGCGGCGTCGCGGTGGCGTTTCTTCGTGGCTGGCGACCCGGCGCGCAGTCGGAGTCAGACGCCGACTGA